The Brassica napus cultivar Da-Ae chromosome C7, Da-Ae, whole genome shotgun sequence genome has a segment encoding these proteins:
- the LOC106426389 gene encoding LOW QUALITY PROTEIN: ribonuclease III domain-containing protein RNC1, chloroplastic (The sequence of the model RefSeq protein was modified relative to this genomic sequence to represent the inferred CDS: substituted 1 base at 1 genomic stop codon) produces the protein MNKFCGRYLREKRHHNFIIYSEDVHDRNEHNRRLRNPATTAVQQAIHALAXTIYGKPDVRRLLFEVFDFEQIQPKAV, from the coding sequence ATGAACAAGTTCTGCGGTAGGTATCTCAGGGAGAAACGTCATCACAACTTTATAATCTACTCGGAGGATGTTCATGATCGGAATGAGCATAACCGGAGACTTAGAAACCCAGCAACAACCGCTGTTCAACAAGCCATTCACGCCCTAGCTTAGACTATCTACGGCAAACCTGATGTTCGGAGGCTCCTGTTTGAGGTTTTTGACTTCGAACAGATTCAACCTAAAGCTGTCTGA